GGCGTCGCGTTGATCGGCATCACCTTGCTGATGGGTACCTACGCGATGGCCCGGCTGGTGCACCCGCTGGTGGAGCTGGCGCGCGACATCGGTGCATTGCGTCCGGGCCGAGGCGCGCAGCAGATCACCGTGGGCGCGCAGGGCAGTGCCGAGCTCTACGTCATCGCCGATGCGCTCAACGACTACCTGGAACGCAACAGCCAGTTCGTCGAGCGCGAGCGCGCCTTCATCGATAGCGCCAGCCACGAGTTGCGCACGCCGATCGCGGTGATCGGCAATGCGGTGGAACTGGCGCTGGAACAGCCGGACACCCCGCCCATTGTGCGCCATCAGTTGCAGCGCATCGCGCAGACCAGCGCCTCAGTGGAGCAACTGATCACCTTGCTGCTGGTGCTTGCCAAGGACCCGGGGCGGCTGGTGCGCAGCAGCGATACCGTGCGGCTGGATCAACTGCTGCCGGAAATCGTGGCCGACCATGCGCATCTGTGTGCCGACAAGGACCTGCAGGTGGTCATCGACCCGCTCCCGCCGTGTAGCCTGACCGCGCCGGTGGCCATCGTGCAGACCGCCATCGGCAACCTGCTGCGTAACGCCATCGAGAACAGCGACCGCGGCGTCATCCGCATCGGCCTGTCCGCGCCCGGCGTGGTGCGCATTGCCGACCCGGGGCATGGAATGACGCCGGAGGAAATCAGCGCCATCTACGCGCGTCTGGCGCGCGGCAATGCACGGCAGGGCAACGGCATCGGCCTGGAATTGATCGGACGCTTGTGCGAACACCTGGGCTGGCATCTGCAGCTGGATTCCAACGCAGGGCAGGGCACGGTGGCTACGTTGGACCTGTCCGGTGCCACTGCCGCGAGTGAATCTGGGGCGACCTAAAGCGGCTACCAATCGGTATCGGCAGGGCCATGCAGGTCCAATTCGCCGTCCACGTCGCTCCGACAGCCGCTGACGGCGCTGTGCCGGTCGCCGTTCCTAGGCTGGCAGCAAACCACGCGCATCCAGCCAGCTGCGCGCGTTTTCCGCATCCTGCTCGAACCAGGCGCGGGTAGAACCCAGGCGATAGGTGTAGCCCCAGGCATCCATGTCGGCCATCAGCCGTGCGCTGCCCACACCGGGCAACTGCTCGGCCAGCAGGATCTGCAGATAACAGGTGGCATCTTCTTCATCCACCGAATCGGTGGCATCGGTATGCACGGCGGCACGTTTGTCGGCAGGTAGTACGATCAGATGTCCGGCCTCGTGCAGCATCGAATGCACCGGCGTGTCGTCGCGCACATACACATCGCAACCGATGATGCCGGCCTCCGGTTCGCCCCAGAAACTGCCCGGTATTGCCGCGCCGGTGGCCACCCGATGCAGGCGTAGCCCGTAGCGGGCAAGCAGGGCGGCCGGTGCATCCAGGCCGATATCGGCCACGCGCAGCACGCCGGACGTGTCGGAGGCGGAATCAGGATGAGGGGTCACGCTCGGTGGCTCATGGTCAGGCGCGCGGCAAGCGCGCAGTGGGCAGAAACCAAAACGGCACCGTGCTGCCGCGGTACCGTCGGGAGGATGGCGTGGCCGTTGCCACACAGCGCGCCTGCTCGTGCAAGGGGCGCGCCGGCATCCATGGCCGCGCTTACTTGTCGCCGTCTTCCGGCAGCGCGACCGAGATATCCAGCACGTCGTGCTCGCCGTCCTTGACCAGATCAACCCGCACCGCATCGGCGTCGATGTTGACGTACTTCTTGATCACTTCCAGCAATTCGCGCTGCATCAGCGGCAGGTAATCCGGCCCGCCGCGGTGGTTGCGCTCCTGCGCAATGATGATCTGCAGGCGGTTCTTGGCCGTCTCGGCGGTGTTCTTCTTGCTCTTGAGAAAATCGAGCAGGCCCATGCTTACCCTCCGAACAGCTTGCTGAAGAAGCCTTTCTTCTCCACGGATGTGAATCGCATCGGGCGCTCCTCGCCCATGATGCGGGCGACTGCGTCGTCATACGCCTGGCCGGCCGGGGACTCGGCATCCAGGATCACCGGTTCGCCCTTGTTGGAGGCGTTGAGCACGTCGCCGGATTCGGGAATGACGCCGATCGCCTTCAGACCCAGCACTTCTTCCACGTCGGTGATGCTGAGCATCTCGCCGCCTTCCACGCGGCCGGGGCTGTAGCGGGTCAGCAGCAGGAACGCCGGCACCGCCTTGCCTTCCTCGGCCTTGCGGGTCTTGGAATCGAGCAGGCCGATGATGCGGTCGGAGTCGCGCACCGAGGACACTTCCGGGTTCACCACCACCACCGCACGGTCGGCGAAGTACATCGCCAGGAACGCGCCTTTTTCGATACCGGCCGGCGAGTCGCAGACGATGTAGTCGAAGCCGTCGGCGGCCAGGTCCTTGAGCACCTTCTCCACGCCTTCCTGGGTCAGCGCGTCCTTGTCGCGGGTCTGCGAGGCGGCCAGGACGTACAGGTTCTCGAACCGCTTGTCCTTGATCAGCGATTGCTTGAGCGTGGCTTCGCCATGCACGACGTTGACGAAGTCGTACACCACGCGCCGCTCGCAGCCCATGATCAGGTCCAGGTTGCGCAGGCCGACGTCGAAGTCGATGACGGCGACCTTCTTGCCGCGCCGCGCCAGCCCGCAGGCCAGGCTCGCGCTGGTGGTGGTCTTGCCGACGCCGCCCTTGCCGGAGGTGACTACGATGATTTCAGCCAAAGGATTTCTCCGAATATTTCTGTGGTTGGGCCGCGTCAATCAAGCGCAGCGATCTTGATCTGATCCTGCTCCAGCCAGACCTGGACGGCCTTGCCACGCAGGTCCATGGGAACATCGTCCAGCACCTTGTAGTGGCCAGCGATGGCAACCAGTTCGGCGTGGAAGTCGCGGCAGAAGATGCGCGCGTCCGGGTTGCCCTGCGCGCCGGCCAAAGCGCGGCCACGCAGGGTACCGTAGATATGGATGCTGCCGTCGGCGATGACCTCGGCCCCGGCGCCCACCGTATTGAGTACGGTCAGGTCGCAGTGTTCCGCATACAGCTGCTGGCCCGAGCGCACCGCGGTGCGTTGCATGCGGCCAGGCGCCGGGCGTGCGGCCGGCGGCGCCGGTTCGGCGCGCGCAGGGGGCGGTGGTGGTGGTGGCGGGCTGACCGCGGTCGGCTCGTACTGGGCACGGAACTTGGCCAGCAACGGCACGCCGAGCTGCTGTGACAGCAGGTCGATCTCGCTGGTGCCGTAGGCCAGTGCCACCGGCAGCACGCCGGCATCGCGCAGGCCATCCAGCAGCGCCTTGGCGGTGGCCATGTCCGGCACCTGCGACAGCCCGCCGAAATCCAGGATCACCGCCGCACGCCCGAACAGCTTGGGCGCGCGGGTCACGCGCTCACGCATTTCCTGCACCAGCCGCGCCACGTCCAGGGTGCGCACGCGCAAATTGGCGATGCCCACCTGGCCGATCTTCAGTTCGCCGGCCTGTTCAAAATCCACATTCACACTTGCCACGCCTCAGGTCCCCGTCGATGGATTGGCGGTGGCGGCGGCATGACGCGGCCGGCCCACCCACGGCAATTCTTCGGGCAAGGTGCCGCCGTAGGTCTCCTTGACCCAGGGATAGCTGCACATGTCCTTCATCAGCATGCTGGCGCGCACGTCCACGTCCGGCATGGTGTTCTGGCCCACTTCGCGGAAGCCGAAGCTGCCATGGAACAGCAGCGCCGCGTCGGCGCCATGGTCCAGGAACACCTCGCAGGCCAGCTGCGGGTAACGCAGCTCGGTGTAGCTCTGCACGTCGGCGTAGAACGCCCGCCCGACGCCGCCGCCGCGACGGCGGCTGGCAACCACGATGCGGTCGATATAGAAGAATTCCGGGTGACGGTCCCGGAACCAGGCGAAATTGCTGCTGTCATGGGCACTGCCGCTGCCGAAACCGACCAGGAAGCCGGCCAGGTTGCCGTCGCGCTCGGCGACGCGGAAATATTCGGCCTGGGCGTAGAACCGTTGCAGCTTGGTTGAATCCAGCGGCAGGATCGCCAGTCCGGCATTGTTGTTCAGGGCCAGGACGGAATCGAGCTCGTGCTCGCGCACGTCGCGGATGACGATCGACATTGGGACTCCGTGGGGTAACGCTCTCGACCCGAAATCGGATCTGCGTTGGATTATTACATGCGTGGCCTGAAGCGGCGACCCGGCGCGTGCTCGGCGGCCGGGTCGCGCGTGCCGGCGATGGGCCGCCACGCAGCGCCCGATGCATGCCGCCGCCACCTGCTCCGCCACCGGGGCGACCGCTGGCCCGAAGGCGCCGGCAGGCGCATGCATGACTTCCGGCAAGAGGGCAGCGGCCGCGCTTGGGCCTAAGATGCGGACATGTTGGGATACCTCAGTCATACGCGCGTCCTGCGCTTTGCCGGCCTGTTCACCTGGGCAATGATCGCCATGCCGTTGGTGTTCATCTACTGGGCGCCCGCCGAGGACGGCGACCACCGCAGTGTGATGGAGGCGGCGATGATGTCGGCGTTCTTCGTCGGCTTCGGGGCCAGCTATTTCTGGTTGACGCGCGGCCTGAGCAGCGGTGGCCATGCCCACTGGTACGACCGGCTGATCCTGCTGCTGCTCACGATCTGCGCGCTCGCGGTGAGCTACCTCACCCGGACCGGGCTCGGCAGCATCCTCATGATGGTGGCGGCCGGCGTGATCCCCTGGCTGTTGCCGCTGCGCGTCGGCGTGGTCTGGCTGGTGCTGAGCCAGTTGGCCGTGCTTCCGGTCTACCACCTGTTGCTGGGGTTTCCGGTCTCCGGCGCGCTGATGCAGTCGCTGCTCTACGGCGGCTTTTCGATGTTCATCTTCGTCACCAGCCTGGTGGCCCGCCAGCAGGCAGAAGCCCGCGAGGAACAGCGCCGGCTCAACGCCGAACTGCGTGCCACCCGTGCGCTGCTGGCCGAAAGCGCGCGCATCAACGAACGCACCCGCATCTCGCGCGAGCTGCACGACCTGCTGGGGCATCACCTGACCGCGCTCAGCCTCAACCTGGAGGTGGCCGGCCACATCACCGAAGGCCAGGCCCAGGAGCATGTGCGCCAGGCGCATACCCTGGCCAAGCTGCTGCTCACCGACGTGCGCGAAGCGGTCAGCCAGTTGCGCGACAGCGGCGCGATCGACCTGGAAGCGGCGCTGCGGCCGCTGGTCACCCAGGTGCCGTCGCTGGACATCCACCTGGACATCGCCCAGCCGCTGACCCTGGACGACCCCGAGCGCGCCCATGTGCTGCTGCGTTGCACCCAGGAGATCATCACCAATGCGGTGCGCCACGCTGGCGCGCGTAACCTGTGGATCCAGGTGCGGCGCGATGCGGAGACGGTGTTGATCGATGCCCGCGACGATGGCCATGGCGCCGATGCGGTGGCGCCCGGCAACGGCTTGCGCGGCATGCGTGAGCGGCTCAGCCAGTATGGTGGGCAGCTGGAAATCCAAACCCGGCGGGGTGACGGCTTCGGCCTGCGCATCTCCGTTCCAGGCGCGCCGGCACTGATGCCTGCGGCCGTGACTCAAGGAGTGTTTTGATGATCCGTGTGTGCCTGGTCGACGACCAAACCCTGGTGCGCCAGGGGATCCGCTCGCTGTTGGCGCTGGATAACGGCATCGAGGTGGTGGCCGAGGCCTCGGACGGAAAGCAGGCGGTGGAGCAGATTCCGCAGATCCAGCCCGACGTGGTGCTGATGGACATGCGCATGCCGGTGATGTCCGGCCTGGAGGCGCTGCAGATGCTCTCGCGCAACGGCACGCTGCCGCCGACCATCATCCTGACCACCTTCGACGACGACCAGCTGGTCCTGGCCGGGCTCAAGGCCGGCGCCAAGGGCTACCTGCTCAAGGATGTCTCGCTGGAGCAGCTGGTCGGGGCCATCCGCACCGTGGCCGATGGCGGTTCGCTGGTGCAGCCGGCAGTGACCCAGCGCCTGCTCTCGGGCCTGGAACACATGCGCAACGAGTTCGTCAGCCTGGACCGGCCCGATCCGCTCACCGACCGCGAGACCGAAATCCTGCGATTGATGGCCAGCGGCTTTTCCAACAAGGAGATCGCCAATTCGCTGGGCGTGGCCGAGGGCACCATCAAGAATCACGTCTCCAACATCCTCTCCAAGCTCGGCGTACGCGACCGTACCCGCGCGGTACTGAAGGCGTTCGAACTGCAACTGGTCTGACGGCAGGATGTCCCGCCCGGCGCAGCGCGCCGGGCGTTCGCGGGCGCGCAAGCCTGCGGCTTGCAGGCGGCGCCCGCTCACCCTGTCCAAGTAACGAGTGCGGTGGCGCCGGCTTGCCTGCGGCTTGCATCGTCTGGGGTCTTGCGACAGCCCGCTTCGCTCCGGTCGGGCGTCGCGTCCTGGCGGCATCACACGCAGGCAGCGTGGGATGTGCATGATGGCTGCGCGCAGTCGGCGCAAACCCTTGCAACGGCTGGGATTGCGCAGCTCCACCGCGACGTTGCACGCGCTGAATGACACCGCAAGACCGCGCTACCCGTCGCACAACTGAACATCTTTGCCGAAGCCTGCTAGGATGGTGGCTTCGCTTCACCCAACCCGGCCGTGGGATCGGCCCCGGAGACCTCCTGAATGACCCGTATTATCGAGTTCCTGATCGCCTTGGGGATCGTGGCTGGCTTGTTTGTCGTGGTGGGCTTGGTGTTGCCCTCGGAGCGGCAGATGTCCGAGAGTGTTGAGACCAACCGCAGAATGACGATTGTTTACGACACCGTGAACAGCTTCCGTCGGTTCAAGGATTGGAACCCGCTTGTGCTGCGCGACCCGAAGATCCAGCTGAAGCTGGCCGGCCCGGAAGAGGGCAAGGGCGCACGCGTCGAATACAGCTCCAACGAGGGCTACATCGGCAACGGCAGCTGGGAAATCAAAAACACCGTCAAGAACGAGCGTGTCGAGATCGCGATCGAAGATCCCACCAAGGGCTACGACAAGGTCACCAATTTCACTCTGGCGCCGACCGGCAAGAACAACAAGAACGTCAAGATCACCCAGGACTACAGCGTCAAGTACGGCTGGAACCTGTTCGGTCGCTACGCCGGCCTGTATGTCAGCCGCCACGTGGGCGACGACCTGAAGCTGGGTCTGTCGCGTCTGGCCACCGTACTGGCCACCGTGCCGAACTTCGACTACCGCGCGCAGCTGGATGGCAAGCCGGTGTTGAGCGATCTCAAGATCGTCGACGTGCCGGCCGAAGACCTGCTGGTCGTCACCGCGGGCAATATCGACCGCGACAACGAGACGATCAAGAAGTCGATCAAGGACAACCAGGAGTGGATCAAGCGCGTGATGGACGCCAATGGTCTGGAAGCGGCTGGTCCGGTCCGTATCGTCACCACCGACTTCGCCACCGACAAGTACGCGTTCGACGTCGTGCAGCCGGTCCGCAAGCGTGCCGGTGGTGCGCCGAAGGCCGATGCCAAGACCGACACCGCCAAGGCCGGTGCCAAGAAGGATGACGCGGCAGCCGCTGCTCCGGTCGATGCGACTCCGGTCGCTGCCACCGGCGAAGAACTGAAGCTCAATATTCCGTCCGAGGCACCGGTGAAGTACCAGCGTACTCCGGCGCACCGTTCGGCCTTTGCGACCTATGCAGGTCACATGGCTGGTCTGGATGCCGTGCGTAACTCGCTGCGCGCCTGGGCTGCCACCAGCGGCATGGACGTGACCGAGCGTCCGTACGAAAGCTGGAAGGGCGGCGTGGACAAGTCGTTCACCCAGGACGGTACCTATGATGTCTACTGGGCCATCAAGTAATCGCCTCGCCGCGATGACCTGATCCAGACCAAAGCGCGCCGCAGTCCTGCGGCGCGCTTTTTTTTGCGCTACGGCGCTGCCAGGGAAGTTGCCCGCATGGCTTTGCTCGACCGTCGTAAGAAACACCCCTCATTGCTGGCGTTCTGCGGCGGCCTGCTGGCCGCCATGGCAGTCGGGTTGTCGGCTTACGCCTCGCACGGCGTGGCCGATGCGCTGGTGCAGTCGCGGCTGCAGTTGGCGTCGCTGTATGCGTTCGGCCATGGCGCGGTGCTGACTGTGCTGGGCGCTACCGAAACGCGCGTCCTCGGGCGGGGGGGCCTGTACCTGCTGCTGCTCGGAACGCTGCTGTTTGCCGGCAGCCTGGCCGGCGGCGCGTTGCTGCACTGGCCGACCAGCCTGGCACCGGTGGGCGGCGTCAGCCTGATGCTGGGCTGGGTGGTGCTGGCCATCGGCGCCTTGAGGCGCTGAGATGCCGCGGCATGCGCGCGGGTTCGATGTAGAGGCCGCCTTCGCGCATCTGGCCCGGCGCGATCGCGCGCTGGGCGCCTGGATGAAGCGTATCGGCCCCATCGCGCCGCAGCCGGGTTGGCGCAAGCCGTTCGACCCGGTGGATGCGTTGGCGCGGGCGATCCTGTTCCAGCAGCTCAGTGGCAAGGCCGCGTCCACCATCGTGGCACGGGTGGAGGTGGCCATCGGCGCGAGCCGGTTGCATGCCGACACGCTGGCGCGCGTGGACGATGCCGCGCTGCGCGCCTGCGGTGTGTCCGGCAACAAGGCATTGGCGCTACGCGATCTGGCGCAGCGCGAACTGGCCGGTGAGATTCCTTCGCTGCGCCAATTGGCCTTCATGTCCGACCAAGCCATTGTCGATGCGCTGGTGCCGGTGCGCGGCATCGGTCGCTGGACGGTGGAGATGATGCTGATGTTCCGCCTGGGCCGCCCGGACCTGCTGCCCATCGACGACCTGGGCGTGCGCAAGGGTGCCCAGCGCGTGGACAAGCACGACCAGATGCCTGCCCCCAGGGCATTGGCCGAACGCGGCGAACGCTGGGGCCCGTACCGCACCTACGCCGCGTTTTATCTATGGAAGATCGCCGACTTCAGCGTGGCCGCCAAGGTGCCGACACCGCGTTCCCAGGAGTGATCGAACGCGCAAGCGCGGCGCGACCGCTGCACGCGTCAAGCCGCATGCCAGCGCCAGTGCCACGGCTCGTAGACGATGCCATGCGGGTTGTGGCGCGGGTAGCTCAGGCGATAGCCGAAATGCGGCGCATGCTGGCTCAGCCAGGCAAACGCCGCGGTGGACTCGAACGATTCTTCGGCCGGCGGTTCGCCCGGGGTGCCGATATCCAGCGCGTCGCCGCTGTGGTGCTCGCTGAAACCAGGGGCGGCGTTGACTGCCAGGATCTGATCCAGGGTGAGTCCGCGGCCGAACTTGCGCTCGAAGATGCCAAGTTGGTAATCGTGGCTGCGATAGCCGGAGATGGCATCCAGCACGATGTCCGTTCGCAGCGCTGCCGCACGCATCAGGCGCCATGCACGCGCCGCGCCTGCGCTGAGCCATAGTGGCCGGCCGAAGCGATCGCGCCCGGAAAGGTGCAACGTCGCCGGCTCGGCGATCAGCTGCAGGCCGGTTTGTTGCTGATAACCGTCTGTATCCAGCCCGAGTTGGCTCAGGCGGCGTTGCAGGCCGTCGACCATCAGCGTTGCGCCGTGCGGCTGTTGCATGCGGGCAGCGGCGGCCTGCAGCCGGTCCAGCGCCGCGTCCAGCCCGGGCTCGCGTGCCAGCCGCGGTATCAGCGGCATGAGGCCGTGTGCCAGCTGCGCGGCCAGATAACGTCCGTCGCGCTTGCGCCGCAGCAGCCAGTCGGCCTGTGCCAGTACGCGGGCGTCGGCGTTGCCGTGGGCGCGCATCAAGGCGGCGGGCAGCAACTCGATGCTGGTGGTGTTGAGCAGCAGGGTCGGGGTCGGGCGCATCGCAACAGGGTAGGGCCAAGTGTTGCCTACGGCCAGCTGCAGCCAAAGCAGCCAACAAAACGACTGTGCAGCCGTCGAACGGCCGCGACCCTTGCTCGCGACGGCATTGCCACCCATGCACCGCGGTTCGTCGATGCCCGGCTGATGACTGCTCGCGATGGTCTGTCGGCCGCTGTTGAATCCTCCAGCAGTTCGTCCCGGCGGTCATCACGCGAGATGTCGCCGACGAGCATGTATGCCAGCGCGATGGTGGCTGAGCCCACGGGTCTGGTCATGCCGAGGGTTCCTTGTCGCCCTGCGGCTTCGGTAGCCGCCCGGCTTTGCGCAGCGCGTCGCGCAGCACGTATTCGATCTGCGCGTTGAGGCTGCGCAGTTCGTCGTCGGCCCAGCGTTGCGCGGCGGCCAGGACATCGGCGTTGATGCGCAGCGGGTAGGCCTTCTTTTCGCTCATTCGCCGGTCCTGCGACTGCCGTGGCGGCGCAGGTGCATGACCATCGACACGATCAGCGTATTGACGCCGATGATCATGCCGATCACCACCGCATAGATGCCGGCGCGGTTGTCGCCCACCCAATACAGGCACGCGGCGCCGACCAGGATCACCAGGCTGATCAACGCCCAGCGCAGGCCCAGGCCGCGCGCGCGGTCATCGTCGTCCGCCCCGATCGAGGCGGCGATCGCCAACGCAGGCAACCCCGAAAGCGCAACCACCAGCGGCACCATCACATTCATTGCATCACCTCAATACAGCGAGCCGGCGTTGACCACCGGTTGGGTCCCGCGATCAGAACACAACACGGTAAGCAGGTTGCTGACCATGTGCGCCTTGCGCTCTTCGTCCAGCTGCACTACGCCATTCTTCTGCAGCTCGGCCAGCGCCATTTCGACCATGCCCACCGCGCCCGCCACGATGCGTGTGCGTGCGGCGATCACCGCGTTGGCCTGCTGGCGCTGCAGCATGGCCTGGGCGATCTCCGGTGCATAGGCCAGATGGCTGATGCGTGCTTCGATCACGTCCACGCCGGCCTGGGTAAGCCGTTCGTCCAGGTGCCGCTTGAGCTGTTCGCTGATTTCGGACGGGTGGCTGCGTAGCGAAATCTGGCCTTCTTCGTGCTGGTCGTAAGGGTAGCTGGTGGCCATCGCGCGCAATGCCGCTTCCGACTGGATATGCACGAAGCTTTCGTAGTCGTCCACGTTGTACACGGCCTCGGAGGCATCGAGCACCTGCCACACGATCACCGCGGCGATCTCGATCGGGCTGCCGTCCAGTTCATTGACCTTGAGCCGTCCGCTTTCGAAATTGCGCACGCGCTGGCTGACCCGGCGCTTGGCGTAGAAGGGGCTGTTCCAGCGCATCCCCGGGTCCTTGACCGTGCCGACGTACTTGCCGAACAGGCTCAGGACGGCTGCCTGGTTCGGCTCCAGCGTGTACAGGCCGACCAGGACGAACACATTGCCGGCAGCGACCAGAATGGCCGGCAGCATGGACAGGGCCGGCAGCAAGCCCATGCCCGCGGCGATCAGCACGGTGGCAGCCAGCAGCAGGACGACGACACTGACGGCGATCACTGGAATGCCGGGAAAAGAACCGAGCGACTTCTCTTTCATGGCTGGGGCGTCCTTGTGGTTTGGAAGAAAGATATCAAATTGATATCAATTGTGGGCGGGTTTCCGACCGGCGGTCGTGGCATCGGCCCGCTAGAATGGCTGCCCCTTTCGATCTGGATGACGCCTCATGACCACCCTCGGCACCCCGCTGTCGCCTTCCGCCACCCGCGTGCTGCTGCTGGGCTCGGGCGAACTGGGCAAGGAAGTGGCGATCGAGCTGCAGCGCTTCGGTGTGGAGGTGATCGCGGCCGACCGCTACGCGAATGCGCCGGCGATGCAGGTGGCGCATCGCTCGCACGTGCTGAACATGCTCGATCCCGCCGCCTTGCGCGCGCTGATCGCCAGCGAGCGGCCGCACCTGATCGTGCCGGAGATCGAGGCCATCCATACCGAGACCCTGGTGGCGCTGGAACGCGAGCAGGGCCAGAAGGTCATCCCCACCGCGCGCGCCGCGCGCCTGACCATGGACCGCGAAGGCATCCGCCGTCTGGCTGCCGAAACGCTGGGCCTGCCGACCTCGCCATACCGCTTCGTCGACACCGCCGCGCAATACCGCGAGGCGATCGCCGCGGTTGGCCTGCCCTGCGTGGTCAAGCCGGTGATGTCGTCCTCCGGCAAGGGCCAGAGCACGTTGCGCAGCGAGGCCGATATCGATGCCGCGTGGGAGTACGCGCAGACCGGTGGGCGCGCCGGTGCCGGCCGCTGCATCGTCGAAGGCTTCATCGATTTCGATTACGAAATCACCTTGCTCACCGTGCGGCATGCCGGCGGCACCTCGTACTGCGATCCCATCGGCCACTGGCAGCAGGACGGCGATTACCGCGAAAGCTGGCAGCCGCAGCCGATGTCGGAGGCTGCATTGCGTCGCTCGCAGCAGATCGCAAAAGCCATCACCGACGACCTCGGCGGCTGGGGCCTGTTCGGCGTGGAGCTGTTCGTCAAGGGCGACGAGGTGTGGTTCAGCGAAGTGTCGCCGCGTCCGCACGACACCGGTCTGGTCACGCTGGTCTCGCAGGACCTGAGCGAATTCGCGCTGCATGCCCGCGCCATTCTCGGCTTGCCGGTGGGCGCGGAAGATGGCGGGGTGATCCGTCAGAGTGGCCCGTCGGCCTCCTGCGCGCTGTTGGCGCATGGCAATGGCGTGCCGGTGTTCGACGCCGTGGCCGACGCGCTGCGCGACCCGGATACCGCGCTGCGACTGTTCGGCAAACCGCGCGTGGATGGTCACCGCCGTGTCGGCGTCACGCTGGCGCGCGCGCAGAGCATCGATGCTGCACGTGAGAAAGCGCGTGTTGCGGCTGCGGCGCTGACGATCCAGCTGCAGGGCTGATCGCCGCACATTCT
The window above is part of the Xanthomonas campestris pv. badrii genome. Proteins encoded here:
- a CDS encoding sensor histidine kinase, with protein sequence MAKQRPLGRRVMLWLFGYTLLMTLAVFGTAQYLHERAEHGVWRSLLNSELDSILERSARNPDYHWQDSDTLRLYRIDGSAGVPPVLRTLHPGLHDELEIAGRQSAVMVRDTPQAGRLALVLDITDFEALEKFLTRWMLAAGVALIGITLLMGTYAMARLVHPLVELARDIGALRPGRGAQQITVGAQGSAELYVIADALNDYLERNSQFVERERAFIDSASHELRTPIAVIGNAVELALEQPDTPPIVRHQLQRIAQTSASVEQLITLLLVLAKDPGRLVRSSDTVRLDQLLPEIVADHAHLCADKDLQVVIDPLPPCSLTAPVAIVQTAIGNLLRNAIENSDRGVIRIGLSAPGVVRIADPGHGMTPEEISAIYARLARGNARQGNGIGLELIGRLCEHLGWHLQLDSNAGQGTVATLDLSGATAASESGAT
- the minE gene encoding cell division topological specificity factor MinE, translated to MGLLDFLKSKKNTAETAKNRLQIIIAQERNHRGGPDYLPLMQRELLEVIKKYVNIDADAVRVDLVKDGEHDVLDISVALPEDGDK
- the minD gene encoding septum site-determining protein MinD — protein: MAEIIVVTSGKGGVGKTTTSASLACGLARRGKKVAVIDFDVGLRNLDLIMGCERRVVYDFVNVVHGEATLKQSLIKDKRFENLYVLAASQTRDKDALTQEGVEKVLKDLAADGFDYIVCDSPAGIEKGAFLAMYFADRAVVVVNPEVSSVRDSDRIIGLLDSKTRKAEEGKAVPAFLLLTRYSPGRVEGGEMLSITDVEEVLGLKAIGVIPESGDVLNASNKGEPVILDAESPAGQAYDDAVARIMGEERPMRFTSVEKKGFFSKLFGG
- the minC gene encoding septum site-determining protein MinC, yielding MASVNVDFEQAGELKIGQVGIANLRVRTLDVARLVQEMRERVTRAPKLFGRAAVILDFGGLSQVPDMATAKALLDGLRDAGVLPVALAYGTSEIDLLSQQLGVPLLAKFRAQYEPTAVSPPPPPPPPARAEPAPPAARPAPGRMQRTAVRSGQQLYAEHCDLTVLNTVGAGAEVIADGSIHIYGTLRGRALAGAQGNPDARIFCRDFHAELVAIAGHYKVLDDVPMDLRGKAVQVWLEQDQIKIAALD
- a CDS encoding GNAT family N-acetyltransferase translates to MSIVIRDVREHELDSVLALNNNAGLAILPLDSTKLQRFYAQAEYFRVAERDGNLAGFLVGFGSGSAHDSSNFAWFRDRHPEFFYIDRIVVASRRRGGGVGRAFYADVQSYTELRYPQLACEVFLDHGADAALLFHGSFGFREVGQNTMPDVDVRASMLMKDMCSYPWVKETYGGTLPEELPWVGRPRHAAATANPSTGT
- a CDS encoding sensor histidine kinase; the encoded protein is MLGYLSHTRVLRFAGLFTWAMIAMPLVFIYWAPAEDGDHRSVMEAAMMSAFFVGFGASYFWLTRGLSSGGHAHWYDRLILLLLTICALAVSYLTRTGLGSILMMVAAGVIPWLLPLRVGVVWLVLSQLAVLPVYHLLLGFPVSGALMQSLLYGGFSMFIFVTSLVARQQAEAREEQRRLNAELRATRALLAESARINERTRISRELHDLLGHHLTALSLNLEVAGHITEGQAQEHVRQAHTLAKLLLTDVREAVSQLRDSGAIDLEAALRPLVTQVPSLDIHLDIAQPLTLDDPERAHVLLRCTQEIITNAVRHAGARNLWIQVRRDAETVLIDARDDGHGADAVAPGNGLRGMRERLSQYGGQLEIQTRRGDGFGLRISVPGAPALMPAAVTQGVF
- a CDS encoding response regulator produces the protein MIRVCLVDDQTLVRQGIRSLLALDNGIEVVAEASDGKQAVEQIPQIQPDVVLMDMRMPVMSGLEALQMLSRNGTLPPTIILTTFDDDQLVLAGLKAGAKGYLLKDVSLEQLVGAIRTVADGGSLVQPAVTQRLLSGLEHMRNEFVSLDRPDPLTDRETEILRLMASGFSNKEIANSLGVAEGTIKNHVSNILSKLGVRDRTRAVLKAFELQLV
- a CDS encoding SRPBCC family protein: MTRIIEFLIALGIVAGLFVVVGLVLPSERQMSESVETNRRMTIVYDTVNSFRRFKDWNPLVLRDPKIQLKLAGPEEGKGARVEYSSNEGYIGNGSWEIKNTVKNERVEIAIEDPTKGYDKVTNFTLAPTGKNNKNVKITQDYSVKYGWNLFGRYAGLYVSRHVGDDLKLGLSRLATVLATVPNFDYRAQLDGKPVLSDLKIVDVPAEDLLVVTAGNIDRDNETIKKSIKDNQEWIKRVMDANGLEAAGPVRIVTTDFATDKYAFDVVQPVRKRAGGAPKADAKTDTAKAGAKKDDAAAAAPVDATPVAATGEELKLNIPSEAPVKYQRTPAHRSAFATYAGHMAGLDAVRNSLRAWAATSGMDVTERPYESWKGGVDKSFTQDGTYDVYWAIK
- a CDS encoding DUF423 domain-containing protein, whose translation is MALLDRRKKHPSLLAFCGGLLAAMAVGLSAYASHGVADALVQSRLQLASLYAFGHGAVLTVLGATETRVLGRGGLYLLLLGTLLFAGSLAGGALLHWPTSLAPVGGVSLMLGWVVLAIGALRR
- a CDS encoding DNA-3-methyladenine glycosylase family protein; translation: MPRHARGFDVEAAFAHLARRDRALGAWMKRIGPIAPQPGWRKPFDPVDALARAILFQQLSGKAASTIVARVEVAIGASRLHADTLARVDDAALRACGVSGNKALALRDLAQRELAGEIPSLRQLAFMSDQAIVDALVPVRGIGRWTVEMMLMFRLGRPDLLPIDDLGVRKGAQRVDKHDQMPAPRALAERGERWGPYRTYAAFYLWKIADFSVAAKVPTPRSQE